One Corallococcus exiguus DNA segment encodes these proteins:
- a CDS encoding LysR substrate-binding domain-containing protein — MLPRINLDMDVLRTFVTAFELGSFARAAARVGRSPSAVSSQLRKLEEQVGRALVERSGRGLVLTEAGEVLLGRARRILELNDQTLDSLRGSELEGEVRLGLPQDFAETWLPRVLSTFARAHPAVRIEVRTERNAQLVNHVMTGKLDLALAWSSGARGCSERVAELPLVWIGQPGWQGMEGRGQPLPLIAFEAPCVFREACTTALDRKGLAWRIAFASPSLAGLWAAAEAGLGVTLRTAFSLPKTLAVLEPGPSGLPALGSIPVYLLRAEREPSETVAQLAGILREALAQELTTPRRSRPRGAG; from the coding sequence ATGCTCCCCCGGATCAACCTGGACATGGATGTCTTGCGGACGTTCGTGACGGCCTTCGAGCTGGGCAGCTTCGCCCGGGCCGCCGCACGGGTGGGCCGTTCGCCGTCAGCGGTGAGCTCCCAGCTGCGCAAGCTGGAGGAGCAGGTGGGCCGCGCGCTGGTCGAACGCTCCGGAAGAGGCCTGGTCCTGACCGAGGCGGGTGAGGTGCTGCTGGGCCGCGCGCGGCGGATCCTCGAATTGAATGATCAGACCTTGGACAGTTTGCGAGGCAGCGAGTTGGAGGGCGAGGTCCGTCTGGGATTGCCGCAGGATTTCGCTGAAACCTGGCTGCCCCGGGTGCTCAGCACCTTCGCTCGCGCGCATCCCGCGGTGCGCATCGAGGTGCGCACCGAGCGCAACGCCCAACTCGTCAACCACGTCATGACGGGCAAGCTGGACCTCGCGCTTGCCTGGAGCAGTGGGGCGCGGGGATGCAGTGAGCGCGTCGCCGAGCTGCCGCTCGTGTGGATTGGCCAGCCTGGCTGGCAGGGCATGGAGGGGCGCGGCCAGCCGCTGCCGCTCATCGCCTTCGAAGCGCCATGCGTCTTCCGGGAGGCCTGCACGACCGCCCTGGACCGGAAGGGGCTCGCCTGGCGGATCGCGTTCGCGAGCCCGAGCCTCGCGGGCCTCTGGGCTGCGGCCGAGGCGGGGCTGGGCGTGACGCTGCGGACGGCCTTCAGCCTGCCGAAGACGCTGGCCGTACTGGAGCCCGGACCCTCGGGCCTGCCCGCGCTCGGGAGCATTCCGGTGTACCTGCTCAGGGCCGAACGGGAACCGAGCGAGACCGTGGCCCAACTGGCGGGCATCCTGCGTGAAGCGCTGGCGCAAGAGCTGACGACACCCCGGCGTTCACGGCCGCGCGGCGCGGGCTGA
- a CDS encoding aldehyde dehydrogenase family protein encodes MLTERYPYYVANRPRQPNADLPVTDKYSGEVVTRVAVADAAAVEEAIAAAVRATGPMRKLAPYARQQVLEHCVRRFQERAEEFALALCIEAGKPLRDARAEVTRLIETFKAAAEEAVRGGGEVLNLEVSSRAAGYRGFTQRVPVGPCSFITPFNFPLNLVAHKVAPAIAAGCPFVLKPSDRTPVSALLMAEVLAETALPEGAFSVLPTRLEDVGPFIEDDRLKLLSFTGSEKVGWDLKARAGRKKVVLELGGNAACVVDADQAGRLDFVADRIAQGAFFQAGQSCISVQRVLAHESLYDALREKLVARAKALRAGNPRDESTTLGPLIDEPAARRLEGWIHLAVERGARVLTGGGRRGALLDATVLEDVPEDAALCAEEAFGPVVLLQPFRDFDEALHRVNDSRYGLQAGLFTQDLSRAMRAWDELEVGGVVVGDVPSFRVDTMPYGGVKGSGLGREGVKYAIEDMTEVRLLVLRQ; translated from the coding sequence ATGCTGACTGAGCGCTACCCGTACTACGTGGCCAACCGTCCAAGGCAGCCCAACGCGGACCTGCCCGTCACCGACAAGTACTCAGGGGAGGTCGTCACGCGAGTGGCCGTGGCGGACGCGGCCGCCGTGGAGGAGGCCATCGCCGCGGCGGTGCGAGCGACGGGGCCCATGCGCAAGCTGGCGCCGTATGCCCGGCAGCAGGTGCTGGAGCACTGCGTGCGCCGCTTCCAGGAGCGAGCGGAGGAGTTCGCGCTCGCCCTCTGCATCGAGGCGGGCAAGCCGCTGCGCGACGCGCGGGCGGAGGTCACCCGGCTCATCGAGACCTTCAAGGCGGCGGCGGAGGAGGCGGTGCGCGGCGGCGGAGAGGTCCTCAACCTGGAGGTGTCATCGCGCGCCGCGGGCTACCGGGGCTTCACGCAGCGCGTGCCGGTGGGACCGTGCTCCTTCATCACGCCGTTCAACTTCCCTCTCAACCTGGTGGCGCACAAGGTGGCGCCCGCCATCGCCGCGGGCTGCCCCTTCGTCCTCAAGCCGTCGGACCGCACGCCGGTGAGCGCGCTGCTCATGGCGGAGGTGCTCGCGGAGACAGCGCTGCCCGAAGGCGCCTTCTCCGTGTTGCCCACGCGCCTGGAGGACGTGGGGCCCTTCATCGAGGACGACCGGCTGAAGCTCTTGTCGTTCACCGGCTCGGAGAAGGTGGGCTGGGATTTGAAGGCCCGTGCCGGCCGCAAGAAGGTGGTGCTGGAGCTGGGGGGCAACGCGGCCTGCGTGGTGGACGCGGACCAGGCCGGGCGCCTGGACTTCGTCGCGGACCGCATCGCCCAGGGGGCCTTCTTCCAGGCGGGGCAGAGCTGCATCTCGGTGCAGCGAGTGCTCGCACACGAATCGCTGTACGACGCCCTGCGGGAGAAGCTCGTCGCGAGGGCGAAGGCCCTGCGCGCGGGCAATCCCCGGGATGAATCCACCACGCTGGGGCCGCTGATTGACGAGCCCGCGGCGCGGCGGCTGGAGGGATGGATCCATCTGGCCGTGGAGCGAGGGGCTCGGGTGTTGACGGGAGGAGGGCGGCGCGGCGCGCTGCTTGATGCCACCGTGCTGGAGGATGTGCCGGAAGACGCGGCGCTGTGCGCGGAGGAGGCCTTCGGTCCGGTGGTGCTGCTCCAGCCGTTCCGCGACTTCGACGAGGCACTGCACCGGGTGAATGACAGTCGTTACGGCCTGCAGGCGGGTCTCTTCACCCAGGACCTGTCCCGGGCGATGCGGGCCTGGGACGAGCTGGAGGTGGGCGGGGTCGTCGTCGGTGACGTGCCCAGCTTCCGGGTGGACACCATGCCCTACGGCGGCGTGAAGGGCTCAGGCCTGGGCCGCGAGGGCGTGAAGTACGCCATCGAGGACATGACGGAAGTGCGGCTGCTGGTGCTCCGCCAGTAA
- a CDS encoding sensor histidine kinase, protein MARRGTWQGWAVATAYWSLAGLAAASESHSVGGMEWGHALLTSMVAHVLWVPLSMAILEFGLRFPLERRQVTSRVALHAAGALAVSFIRAAMIFSLDPWVGWYAQRPPFVDVLEHALLSNPFVYLTVLGVAHAVYYADQLRLRDTQLARAQLHALKAQLHPHFLFNTLNSISALVHRDPNGSERMIARLSDLLRGTLDAAGTEEVSLQEELRALQPYLDIQGVRFADRLTVKHDIAQDALGAHVPHLVLQPLVENAIQHGIAPGSEPGTVTLVARRQGPELHLEVRDDGVGLKERPADISQGVRGGRGLRITRERLVQLYGGAHRLELRDAVGGGTTVALAIPFRTEPSP, encoded by the coding sequence ATGGCACGTCGCGGAACCTGGCAGGGGTGGGCAGTCGCAACCGCCTATTGGTCGCTGGCCGGCCTGGCGGCCGCGAGCGAATCCCACTCCGTGGGTGGGATGGAATGGGGACATGCGCTGCTCACGTCGATGGTGGCCCACGTCCTCTGGGTGCCCCTCTCCATGGCCATCCTCGAGTTCGGGCTGCGCTTCCCACTGGAGCGGCGGCAGGTGACGTCGCGGGTCGCGCTCCACGCGGCCGGAGCGCTCGCCGTGTCGTTCATCCGCGCGGCGATGATCTTCTCACTGGACCCCTGGGTCGGCTGGTACGCGCAGCGTCCGCCCTTCGTGGACGTGCTCGAGCACGCGCTGCTCTCCAACCCGTTCGTCTATCTGACCGTGCTCGGCGTGGCGCACGCCGTCTACTACGCGGACCAGCTGCGTCTGCGGGACACCCAGCTGGCCCGCGCGCAGCTGCACGCGCTCAAGGCGCAGCTCCACCCCCACTTCCTCTTCAACACGCTGAACTCCATCTCCGCGCTCGTGCATCGCGACCCGAACGGGAGCGAGCGGATGATCGCGCGGCTGAGCGACCTGCTCCGCGGCACGCTCGACGCCGCGGGCACGGAGGAGGTGTCGCTCCAGGAGGAGCTGCGAGCCCTGCAGCCGTACCTGGACATCCAGGGGGTGCGCTTCGCGGACCGGCTCACGGTGAAGCACGACATCGCGCAGGACGCGCTCGGCGCCCATGTCCCACACCTCGTGCTCCAACCGCTCGTGGAGAACGCCATCCAGCACGGAATCGCGCCGGGCTCGGAGCCGGGGACGGTGACGCTGGTCGCTCGGCGCCAGGGGCCCGAGCTCCACCTGGAGGTCCGTGATGACGGCGTCGGCCTCAAGGAGCGCCCGGCGGACATTTCCCAGGGCGTGCGCGGCGGCCGGGGCCTGCGCATCACCCGCGAGCGCCTGGTGCAGCTGTATGGCGGTGCCCACCGGCTGGAGCTCCGGGACGCGGTGGGCGGTGGCACCACGGTGGCGCTCGCCATTCCCTTCCGCACGGAGCCCTCTCCATGA
- a CDS encoding biotin transporter BioY, producing the protein MRTRAQEAALVLGAALCTALFAQVSISVPGSPVPITGQTLAVVLTAAALGPGRGLAAQVAYLLLGAVGLPFFAKGASGWGALAGPTGGFLVGFLPAAFLVGLAARHGYDRRWWTAVPLFLAGQLLVLLIGVSWLHVKAGLDFATAFQKGFVPFIPGGLLKAAIAGVITPLAWKYTRPRAP; encoded by the coding sequence GTGCGCACACGCGCACAGGAAGCCGCGCTGGTCCTGGGCGCGGCGCTGTGCACCGCTCTGTTCGCCCAGGTCTCCATCTCCGTGCCGGGCTCACCGGTGCCCATCACGGGACAGACGCTCGCCGTCGTCCTCACGGCGGCGGCGCTCGGCCCCGGGCGTGGCCTTGCCGCGCAGGTCGCCTATCTCCTGCTGGGCGCGGTGGGACTGCCCTTCTTCGCGAAGGGCGCCAGCGGATGGGGAGCGCTCGCAGGTCCGACGGGCGGCTTCCTGGTGGGATTCCTGCCCGCTGCGTTCCTCGTGGGCCTCGCCGCGCGCCACGGATATGACCGGCGGTGGTGGACGGCGGTTCCGCTCTTCCTCGCGGGCCAGCTCCTCGTCCTGCTCATCGGCGTGTCGTGGCTCCACGTGAAGGCCGGGCTCGACTTCGCCACGGCCTTCCAGAAGGGCTTCGTTCCCTTCATCCCCGGGGGCCTGCTCAAGGCCGCCATCGCGGGTGTCATCACTCCCCTCGCCTGGAAATACACGCGGCCTCGCGCGCCCTGA
- a CDS encoding acetolactate synthase large subunit, with product MKASDLFVKALEAEGVRCVYGLPGEENLDLLESMRTAGMRLVVTRHEQAAGFMAATQGRLTGRAGVCLATLGPGATNLVTAAAYAQLGAMPMVMLTGQKPIKVSKQGHFQIVDVVGMMRPLTKSTRTLVSAEHVPSAVREAFRRAEEERPGATHLELPEDVAREPTDAVPLSPGVARRPVADEASIAQAVETLASARRPLLMIGAGANRKLTSEMLRAFVDRVGLPFFSTQMGKGVVDETHPLWMGTAALSDGDFVHRAIEASDCILNVGHDVIEKPPFVMRDGRRTVIHLNFSSAEVDPVYFPQVQVTGDLANAVWRIAEGVGPRSHWDFTPFEKSRAGLDAQFVSGAADDRFPIYPARLVAEVRRAMPDDGVVCLDNGMYKLWFARYYRCRRPNTLLLDNALATMGAGLPSAIAAKLVHPRRKVVAVCGDGGFMMNSQELETAVRLKLDLTVIVVRDDAYGMIRWKQEEMGLHDFGMTLGNPDFVRYAEAYGARGHRPTSATEFGATLTRCLESGGVHVIDLPIDYTDTARALGAGPLAES from the coding sequence ATGAAGGCATCGGATCTGTTCGTGAAGGCGCTCGAAGCGGAGGGCGTGCGCTGTGTCTACGGACTCCCCGGCGAGGAGAACCTGGACCTGCTGGAGTCCATGCGCACCGCCGGCATGCGCCTGGTCGTCACACGGCACGAGCAGGCGGCCGGGTTCATGGCCGCCACGCAGGGACGGCTCACCGGACGCGCGGGCGTGTGTCTGGCGACGCTGGGGCCGGGGGCCACCAACCTCGTCACCGCGGCCGCGTACGCGCAGCTTGGCGCCATGCCCATGGTGATGCTCACCGGCCAGAAGCCCATCAAGGTGAGCAAGCAGGGACACTTCCAGATTGTCGACGTCGTCGGGATGATGCGGCCGCTCACCAAGTCGACCCGCACGCTCGTCTCCGCGGAGCACGTGCCCTCGGCGGTCCGTGAGGCCTTCCGCCGCGCGGAGGAGGAGCGCCCCGGCGCCACCCACCTGGAATTGCCCGAGGACGTGGCGCGCGAGCCTACCGACGCCGTGCCCCTGTCGCCCGGTGTCGCGCGCAGGCCCGTGGCGGACGAGGCGTCCATTGCCCAGGCGGTGGAGACGCTCGCGTCGGCCCGCCGCCCGCTGTTGATGATTGGCGCGGGGGCCAACCGCAAGCTGACGTCGGAGATGCTTCGCGCCTTCGTGGACCGCGTGGGTCTGCCCTTCTTCAGCACGCAGATGGGCAAGGGCGTGGTGGATGAAACGCATCCCTTGTGGATGGGCACGGCCGCGCTGTCCGACGGCGACTTCGTCCACCGCGCCATCGAGGCCTCGGACTGCATCCTCAACGTGGGCCATGACGTCATCGAGAAGCCCCCGTTCGTCATGCGCGATGGCCGCCGCACGGTCATCCACCTGAACTTCTCCTCGGCGGAGGTGGACCCCGTGTACTTCCCGCAGGTGCAGGTGACGGGAGACCTGGCGAACGCCGTGTGGCGCATCGCGGAGGGAGTGGGGCCGCGCTCGCACTGGGACTTCACGCCGTTCGAGAAGTCGCGCGCGGGGCTCGACGCGCAGTTCGTCAGTGGCGCCGCGGATGACCGCTTCCCCATCTACCCCGCGCGGCTGGTCGCGGAGGTGCGCCGCGCCATGCCGGATGACGGCGTCGTGTGCCTGGACAACGGCATGTACAAGCTGTGGTTCGCCCGCTACTACCGCTGCCGTCGGCCCAACACGCTGCTGCTCGACAACGCGCTCGCGACGATGGGCGCGGGCCTGCCGTCCGCCATCGCCGCGAAGCTCGTGCACCCCCGGCGCAAGGTGGTGGCCGTCTGCGGTGACGGCGGGTTCATGATGAACTCGCAGGAGCTGGAGACGGCGGTGCGCCTGAAGCTGGACCTGACCGTGATTGTCGTCCGCGACGACGCCTACGGGATGATCCGCTGGAAGCAGGAGGAGATGGGCCTGCACGACTTCGGGATGACGTTGGGCAATCCCGACTTCGTCCGCTACGCGGAGGCCTACGGAGCACGAGGCCACCGCCCGACGAGCGCCACCGAGTTCGGCGCCACGCTCACGCGCTGCCTGGAGTCGGGCGGCGTGCACGTCATCGACCTGCCCATTGATTACACGGACACCGCGCGGGCGCTCGGTGCCGGTCCCCTGGCGGAGTCGTGA
- a CDS encoding LysR substrate-binding domain-containing protein yields MELRHLRYFSAVADALHFGRAARRLHVSQPTLSHQIHQLEEEVGTPLFERARTGVRLTQAGELFRTYASRALEDVNAGLSAVGALRGLATGALRVGYPPSMRGLVVPALTAVLRRHPGLALSAQEAVVRKLERQLADGKLDVGLGYAPARLADLDAEPVFDSRLALVVARGHALAGAESVGVKLLAEEPFALLSRGLRVRARVDAHFAAMRFAPRIALESNAVATVLAIVRAGLAVTVLPEPRLADAERLVVKRLSPAPRSELAALLWRKGAPRTPAAELFAAEVRTRAKEDVG; encoded by the coding sequence ATGGAGCTTCGACACCTCCGCTACTTCTCCGCCGTCGCGGACGCGTTGCACTTCGGGCGCGCCGCGCGGCGGTTGCACGTCTCCCAGCCCACGCTGTCGCACCAGATCCACCAGTTGGAGGAAGAGGTCGGCACACCGCTCTTCGAGAGGGCTCGAACCGGGGTACGGCTCACGCAGGCTGGGGAGCTGTTCCGCACCTATGCGTCCCGCGCGCTGGAGGACGTGAACGCGGGCCTGTCCGCGGTGGGCGCGTTGCGAGGACTCGCCACGGGGGCGCTGCGCGTGGGCTATCCCCCGAGCATGCGCGGCCTCGTGGTGCCGGCGCTGACAGCGGTGCTCCGCAGACATCCCGGGCTGGCGCTGAGCGCGCAGGAGGCCGTGGTCCGGAAGCTGGAGCGGCAGCTGGCGGACGGAAAGCTGGACGTGGGCTTGGGCTATGCGCCCGCGCGGCTGGCGGACCTGGACGCGGAGCCCGTCTTCGACAGCCGGCTCGCGCTCGTCGTCGCACGGGGGCATGCACTGGCGGGCGCGGAGTCCGTGGGGGTGAAGCTGCTCGCGGAGGAGCCGTTCGCGCTGCTGTCACGCGGCCTGCGGGTGCGTGCCCGCGTGGACGCGCACTTCGCGGCGATGCGGTTCGCGCCTCGCATCGCACTCGAATCGAACGCGGTGGCCACCGTACTGGCCATCGTCCGCGCGGGCCTCGCCGTCACGGTGCTTCCGGAGCCACGACTCGCGGATGCGGAGCGGCTGGTGGTGAAGCGGCTGTCCCCCGCGCCCCGCTCGGAGCTGGCGGCGCTCCTCTGGCGCAAGGGTGCCCCTCGCACGCCCGCGGCGGAGCTGTTCGCGGCGGAGGTCCGGACTCGGGCAAAGGAAGACGTGGGTTAG
- a CDS encoding SDR family oxidoreductase: MKIVVIGGTGLIGTKLAKRLREQGHEVVAAAPSMGVNTLTGEGLAEALAGARVVVDVANSPSFEDAAVLSFFETSGRNLLAAEVKAGVEHHVALSVVGTERLLGSGYFRAKMAQEKLIQAGGIPYTLVRATQFFEFMGSIAQAGADGDAVRLSTALMQPMAAEDVADAVAEAALGKPVQGIVEVAGPERLRLVDAVQLFLRARQDGRKVIPDARARYFGVELEDSSLTPSGTPRLGKTRFEEWLGRSAA, translated from the coding sequence ATGAAGATCGTGGTCATTGGGGGCACCGGCCTCATCGGAACGAAGCTGGCGAAGCGGCTGCGCGAGCAGGGACATGAGGTGGTGGCGGCGGCCCCCAGCATGGGCGTCAACACGCTCACGGGCGAGGGCCTGGCGGAGGCGCTCGCGGGCGCGCGGGTGGTGGTGGATGTGGCCAACTCACCGTCGTTCGAGGACGCCGCCGTGCTGTCGTTCTTCGAGACCTCGGGGCGCAATCTCCTCGCGGCGGAAGTGAAGGCCGGAGTGGAGCACCACGTCGCGTTGTCCGTGGTCGGCACCGAACGGCTGCTGGGCAGCGGCTACTTCCGCGCCAAGATGGCCCAGGAGAAGCTCATCCAGGCTGGCGGGATTCCGTACACGCTGGTGCGCGCGACGCAGTTCTTCGAGTTCATGGGCAGCATCGCGCAGGCGGGCGCGGACGGAGATGCGGTGCGCCTTTCCACGGCGCTCATGCAGCCCATGGCGGCGGAGGATGTAGCGGACGCGGTGGCCGAAGCGGCGCTGGGCAAGCCGGTCCAGGGCATCGTCGAGGTGGCCGGACCGGAGCGTCTGCGCCTGGTGGACGCGGTGCAGCTCTTCCTGCGCGCCAGGCAGGACGGGCGCAAGGTCATCCCGGATGCCCGCGCGCGCTACTTCGGCGTGGAGTTGGAGGACAGCTCGCTCACGCCGAGCGGCACCCCTCGTCTCGGGAAGACGCGGTTCGAGGAGTGGCTCGGCCGTTCCGCGGCATGA
- a CDS encoding alpha/beta fold hydrolase produces MLPGGPGIGSESLFGLADALDVPGTCWMVDLPGDGSNVSPPGAPKNPYDAWPRVLIEAAQALPNCVYLGHSTGGMYLLSVPELESLLVGLVLVSTAPDANWRAPFFEMTQRHPLPEVDAATRRYEAERTDERLRDVAVASAEWNFTPESVAAGRELLRRMPYNRAAVDWSDRNFDETYVHTWWPRSLPTLIISGAEDRIVQQTPWSQPAFQGPHILHQRVEGAAHFPWMERPDAVATAMRALVARMTPRP; encoded by the coding sequence ATGCTCCCGGGCGGGCCGGGGATTGGCTCCGAGAGCCTGTTCGGCCTGGCGGACGCGTTGGACGTTCCCGGGACGTGCTGGATGGTGGACCTGCCGGGAGACGGGTCCAACGTCTCTCCTCCCGGTGCGCCCAAGAATCCCTACGACGCGTGGCCGAGGGTCCTCATCGAGGCCGCCCAGGCACTTCCGAACTGCGTCTATCTGGGGCACTCCACGGGAGGAATGTATCTGCTGTCCGTGCCGGAGCTGGAGTCGCTCCTCGTGGGCCTGGTGCTCGTGAGCACGGCGCCGGATGCGAACTGGCGTGCGCCGTTCTTCGAGATGACCCAGCGCCATCCCCTGCCCGAGGTCGACGCCGCGACCCGGCGCTATGAAGCCGAGCGCACGGATGAACGGCTCCGCGACGTCGCGGTGGCGTCGGCGGAGTGGAACTTCACGCCGGAGAGCGTGGCGGCGGGGCGCGAGCTGTTGCGGCGGATGCCCTACAACCGCGCGGCGGTGGACTGGTCCGACCGGAACTTCGATGAGACGTACGTCCACACCTGGTGGCCGCGCTCCCTGCCCACGCTCATCATCAGCGGCGCCGAGGACCGCATCGTCCAGCAGACGCCCTGGTCACAGCCCGCGTTCCAGGGGCCGCACATCCTCCACCAGCGGGTGGAGGGCGCCGCGCACTTCCCCTGGATGGAACGCCCGGACGCCGTGGCTACCGCGATGCGCGCGCTGGTCGCCCGGATGACGCCTCGTCCCTGA
- a CDS encoding MAPEG family protein: MTNPLLGTLSLVPVTSLYAALNAFLTLALSINVSMVRTKLKVFRGDGGHAGLGSAIRAHGNNVEQVPLALILLLLAELSGGNSTALHVFGGALLVARLAHAVGLLRTNPIQAVGATLTLVVQLGLAGWVLWLRPWG, encoded by the coding sequence TTGACGAATCCCCTGCTCGGCACGCTCTCCCTGGTCCCGGTGACTTCGCTCTACGCCGCGCTCAACGCCTTCCTCACGCTGGCGCTCTCCATCAACGTCAGCATGGTCCGCACGAAGCTCAAGGTGTTCCGGGGCGACGGAGGCCATGCAGGCCTCGGGTCCGCCATCCGCGCGCATGGCAACAACGTCGAGCAGGTTCCCCTGGCGCTCATCCTGCTGCTGTTGGCGGAGCTGAGCGGTGGGAACTCGACGGCGCTCCATGTCTTCGGCGGTGCGCTGCTCGTGGCGCGGCTGGCGCATGCGGTCGGGCTGCTCCGCACGAATCCCATCCAGGCGGTCGGCGCGACGCTGACCCTGGTCGTGCAACTGGGCCTGGCGGGATGGGTGCTCTGGCTGCGGCCCTGGGGCTGA
- a CDS encoding M61 family metallopeptidase gives MPFVVATVAVWLFSAAAHAQAQSASPSWPLPQPAPMPPPIAAPRDTPFPGTLRLRVDATDTARGLFRVTETLPVTPGRRLTLLFPQWLPGDHGPTAQLDGLAGLKVQAGERVIAWTRDAVQVAAFHIDIPAGVTSIDVHFQFLGATEPRVGPVVATSTMMDLQWHNLVLYPAGHYARRITCVASVKLPPAWEFASPLTVAQREGDEVRFQPVTLDTLVDSPVIAGRHFKRILLSEDPVPVHVNIVADDAASLEPPPGFVQGHQALVQQAYRLFGSRHFDQYDLMVWMADGFGPSYFEHLRSGENAVPAGYFTTWKDRPEQRGRLAHGFVHSWNGLFRRPAEMWTPDFNTPERDSLLWVFEGLTSYWQDVLTTRAGLWTREDALEDMAANAAAMANRPGRRWRPLRDVTNDAIVQRRKPLSWKGWQRDMFDAYSEGQLIWLEADTLIRERSGGRKSLDDFARAFFGVRPGSQVTMTYTLEDIVTTLNAIQPHDWAGFFRSRIEETHDAPPLEGITRGGYALTWSEQPTDAVRRAEAASGNMDLGDSLGMTLAKDGKVLRVEWERPAFEVGLLPGAVVTAVNGSPYDAQRLKDAVKATAHQEPLRLSWRQGTATRSALIPWHEGLRYPRLRRVEGTPALLDEILAPRD, from the coding sequence ATGCCATTCGTTGTCGCCACGGTGGCCGTCTGGTTGTTTTCGGCGGCGGCGCACGCGCAGGCCCAATCCGCATCCCCGTCCTGGCCGCTGCCCCAACCCGCGCCCATGCCGCCGCCCATCGCGGCGCCGCGAGACACGCCCTTCCCCGGCACCCTTCGACTGCGCGTCGATGCCACCGACACGGCGCGCGGTCTCTTCCGCGTCACGGAAACCCTCCCGGTCACGCCTGGAAGGCGGTTGACGCTGCTCTTTCCGCAGTGGCTTCCAGGGGACCATGGGCCCACCGCGCAGCTGGACGGACTCGCGGGGCTGAAGGTCCAGGCCGGGGAGAGAGTCATTGCGTGGACCCGCGACGCCGTCCAGGTCGCGGCCTTCCACATCGACATCCCCGCTGGCGTGACGTCCATCGACGTGCACTTCCAGTTCCTTGGCGCCACGGAGCCGCGCGTGGGCCCGGTGGTGGCCACGTCCACGATGATGGATCTGCAATGGCACAACCTGGTGCTGTATCCCGCGGGCCATTACGCCCGGCGCATCACCTGTGTGGCCAGCGTGAAGCTGCCGCCCGCCTGGGAGTTCGCCTCACCGCTGACCGTCGCCCAACGGGAGGGTGATGAGGTCCGGTTCCAGCCGGTGACGCTGGACACGCTGGTCGACTCGCCCGTGATTGCCGGCCGCCACTTCAAACGCATCCTGTTGAGCGAGGACCCCGTCCCGGTCCACGTGAACATCGTCGCCGACGACGCCGCGAGCCTCGAACCACCTCCTGGATTCGTCCAGGGCCACCAGGCACTGGTGCAACAGGCCTACCGGCTCTTCGGCTCGCGACACTTTGACCAGTATGACCTGATGGTCTGGATGGCGGACGGCTTCGGCCCCAGCTACTTCGAACACCTCCGCTCGGGCGAGAACGCAGTGCCCGCCGGCTACTTCACGACCTGGAAGGACCGGCCCGAGCAGCGGGGCCGGCTGGCGCATGGGTTCGTCCATTCGTGGAACGGCCTGTTCCGCCGCCCTGCGGAGATGTGGACGCCGGACTTCAACACGCCGGAGCGCGATTCGCTGCTCTGGGTGTTCGAGGGATTGACCTCTTACTGGCAGGACGTGCTCACCACCCGGGCGGGGTTGTGGACGCGGGAGGACGCGCTCGAGGACATGGCCGCGAACGCGGCGGCCATGGCCAACCGCCCCGGCCGGCGCTGGCGCCCGCTCCGGGACGTGACGAACGACGCCATCGTGCAGCGCCGCAAGCCGCTCTCCTGGAAGGGCTGGCAGCGCGACATGTTCGATGCCTACTCCGAGGGCCAGTTGATCTGGCTGGAGGCCGACACGCTCATCCGGGAGCGCAGTGGCGGCCGCAAGTCACTGGATGACTTCGCTCGCGCGTTCTTCGGCGTGCGCCCGGGCAGCCAGGTGACGATGACGTACACGCTGGAAGACATCGTCACCACGCTCAATGCCATCCAACCCCATGACTGGGCAGGCTTCTTCCGCTCCCGGATTGAAGAAACGCACGACGCCCCGCCCCTGGAGGGAATCACCCGAGGCGGCTACGCGCTCACCTGGAGCGAGCAACCCACGGATGCCGTCCGGCGCGCCGAAGCGGCGAGCGGGAACATGGACCTCGGCGACTCGCTCGGCATGACGCTCGCGAAGGACGGAAAGGTGCTCCGGGTGGAGTGGGAGAGGCCGGCCTTCGAGGTGGGCCTTCTGCCCGGCGCGGTGGTGACGGCCGTGAACGGGAGCCCCTACGACGCGCAACGGCTGAAGGACGCCGTCAAGGCCACCGCGCACCAGGAGCCCTTGCGGCTCTCCTGGCGCCAGGGCACGGCCACGCGTTCCGCCCTCATTCCCTGGCATGAGGGCTTGCGCTACCCCCGGCTGCGGCGGGTCGAGGGCACACCGGCGCTCCTGGATGAAATCCTGGCGCCGCGAGACTGA